In the Primulina eburnea isolate SZY01 chromosome 15, ASM2296580v1, whole genome shotgun sequence genome, tattgttattgacTTAGAAAAAAGCATACGATAGAGTATCTAAAAGAATTAATCTGGTGGGTACTTAGAAGAAAACATGTGCCCCAATAGGGTTAGATATTTTGGAGGGATGTTATGTGTGGCGGTAGGAATTCATCAAAGATCGGTTTTAAGTCATTACCTCTTTGCTTTGATTATGGATGAGCTGACATGACATGTTCAGAATGAGATACCTTGATATATGATGTTTGCAAATGATATTGTTTTGATAGACAAAACTAAAGAAGgtgtaaataaaaaaattagatagATCATTTGAAGCTCTTGAGAGTAAATGTTTTTAAACTAATAGCTCAAAAAAAGAATATTTAGCTTGTACCTGTAGTCCTGAATCTAGAGGAATAGGTAGCTCAATCGAGATTGAAGGTCGAAAAGACCCAGAATGTGAAGCTTTTCGCTATTTATGATCTATTATCTAAAAGACAAGGGAAATTAGAGAGGTTATAGACCATATATTTAAAGCATATGGTGAATGAAATGAAAGATGGCATCAGGAGTCATATGTAATAGAAGGATGTCTGCGAgattgaaaagaaaatatttaataagactATTGTTCGATCATCTATACTGTATAGCTCAGAGTGTTGGGCTACTACAGGACTACATATGCATATGATAGCGGTAACATAAATGTATATGCTGACACGAATGTGTGACAAAATGCGCAATGACAAAAATAAGAATGAAAAGATTATAAGCTATTTAGGTTTTGAATAAGGTTCCAAAGTCGATCTCGCAAGTAACTAAATATCACTTTTTTCATAAAATCACGGAGACATTTCTAGCATGATTTGATCATATAAAAATGAGACTAAAAAAAACAGTATATAAGTTCAACTCTTCGGCCAAAAACCCTCAGACCGCCACCCTCTCCAACGCCTCTGTCCTCCGCTGCGCCTCTCCTCTACGCATCTTCTCCAACCGGCGGCGCTGCCTCGTCTGAAATTTTTCCCACACTTCATTGCAGGTGAGATTGACGAGAATGGATAGCAAAAAGAGAGAATCTAGTTCCATGGAAGAATCTGGAACAAAATTAGTTCCTGAGCAGAAAGTAAACTCAGGAACTGAGAATCCCAGTACAGAACCATTAAAGAAGAGAGTCAAGAtaggaaagaaagaaagagaagGTATTGAAAACTGAGGTCAGGATGAAGCAAATGTTGCATCAACCTCCTCGCAAATTCACAAACCTTCTATGAATTCTATGGAaacaaaaaagaagaagaaatcttTGGACAAGGGAAGGCACAAGACCgagaagaagaaaggagaattTGTTTCTGAAACAATGAAattagaataaaaaaaaatcaaagctTTGAGAATATTAGTATCAGTAGTGGTAGTAGTGGCGGGCTATTGCCCGAGTTCCACATTGGGGTATTTACTGATTTGGCAGCTGCGAATGCAAGCATCCGGGAAGCTGCTGCTAAGGTGTTGGTTACAGAGTTGAGTGAAATTCAAAATGCGTATGATAAGCTAGAGAACAAAGATGAGTTAAGAGGATAAGTTGAAACTGGAAGCAGAGAAGGACGATGGCTTGAATAACTGCGCCCCGTATGCTATCCGTAGGCTCATTCGCGGGGTATCCTCATCAAGAGAGGTTGGTTGTCTTCATATGTTTCTAGTTTTTTAACAGCAGCAAAGCCACAATCTTTCGGTAGGATGgacaaatttgaaattcataaaaatgAGGGAAATCCTGgatttgcataaaaacattcaaGTATTGGAAAAAATTAGGAGTGCAGTGCGCACTTCTTGCCCACTGTGGTTGTGCCTCTGTATTTTAGACATGAGCTATATTATTTCTGACATATGTATAATGTTTGAAAGTGAGGAAAGAACCATATAACCTATCTCCGGAGAAAATTGCTGCTCTTCTATATCATTGCATTCAAAGTTATATTTGTGAAAAGAAAGCTCTAGAAAGAAGTCGCAACGTAGTATGGTAACAATTTTACTTCATtaatatgatatatatttatgacttgtaataacaataataagtGGGTGAGGGCCAAGTGGAAATGTGTGGGTGTTTAAACTAACAAACATTGAAATGTGTCCATCTTACTTTGCAACTAAGATGTcacttttttttaatttcttttttattatttatacgtAAACACAATATATATCATGTCAAAGACGAGTGTGTCATACATTATAAGATAAGATTTTTCATCAACTCTATATATATAGGACATGTATGAATCAGATTATCCACTACAGAATTCAAAAGATTGGAGACCGTGCATCGAGCAGAAATCTCATTTGAGCTAAAATGTATTGACATATTTGGGAAAACAGTATCTACAAAATGTCAAATGTTTGTTTGAACAAGAAAAATCAAGATCCTACCATATCAGAAATACAATTGCCTGCATTGTGCTGCTGAAGCATCTAGAGGGCAGTATGGACACTTGAAACCCCGAGAATTTCCTTTCGAGAGTTTGTGGATGGACTGCTTGCATAGTACGTGCCCACACGGCAACATCATAGGCGGATTTTCTTCACTAGCCTGCTCGCGACTCACGGGGCACACAAAGACTGAATGAAATCGAAATTCTTCCCCCAACTCGACTGCTACGGGTAACTGTTTCATATCTTGCCACTCCTGTGTATTTGGAGACATAAAGTTGACCAATTTTAAGAGTGTAGGCAGCCCTTCTAATCCAGCTGCCAAAGCAACTTTCAGAGGGTTCTGGAAGGATTGTCCAGCGAAATTGCAGAATGTCCGCATAATCTCACCAGCCAGTTCTTCCCAAAGGACTGGGGAGACCAAATCAGCATATGGAGATTTTTCGAGCTTTGCTCCCCACAGTAGGCTACCCATTAGCTTTTGTAACTCTGTCATGTGACAAGAAGCTAGAGGACCAAGGTGCATTCTGGCGTATTTGAGAGCGCCGGCCCGGCCTTGATTCTGTAAAATGTCTACAAACTGCAGCTTGTGAAGTTTTAGCTCAAGATCAGAACCAGATTCGTTAAGTTTGTCACGGTTTGCAGCGACCCAACTGAGAGCAGGCTCAAAATTTCTACACTTAATGCCCTCCAGAATTTCATGTATTTCTTTAAATTGCAACTTCAGGGAAATTGGTTCATCTTCACCAGCTTCTTTTAGTAAGCAGTCTACGATATCAAATTGACCTTCACGGTAGAAGTGGTTGATGATGATCTGATTAACTATACCCGGTTCAAAATCAATATCTCTACATGCCTTTGATATGTCAGGATTAAATAATTTCTCAAGAAGCTTCTGAAACTTGGTGATATTTATATTGAGTTCTCGCAGCATTCCAACAGATTGATTGTTCGAGCCAACCACTGCATCCTTGGCCTTTTGATTTGCGAGAATTAATCGCTGATGAATGTCAGCCGCTTTACCTGATTGAATACTCGATAACGTATGCTCGATTTCCTGACTAACTTGGTCGATCAATTCTTTGGTCAATGAACATGATAGCTTTTGCTTTTTTGCTATCCTCTCAAATGAATCTTTAAAAGTATTCAGCTCCATACTTAACAAGCTTCTGGAAAAAGCAGCTCAAATAGATTTAATCGGAGGAACAAGATACTGCATAATTAAGGATGCTGAGTACTTGGGCAGTGATCAAACTATTACACAGATAAGGTATTGTGGCCGCTATAACACCTAGTTCATGACAATGGATGGTATACAATCTAAACAACAAAAAAGTCTGGAAAGAGCTATTGTGGGTAGATggcaatttaaatttaaaagatcCACAAAAACCAGTAACTTGTTCCACTAATTCACGTAAAGTTCAAGACCGCAAACTATAACATATTATCTTCCATATTCAAATTATTTCTGATCATTCAGGGGAGCACTGGTTATTTGAGAAAATCAGTAAATTAATTTACATTCCCAAGGTTAGCCCGAACATTTTAGATTATATTCTCAAGATAATAAACTCCATAACTGGAAAAAAGCAAAGAAAATGCTAAAGTTGGAGTATTTTACAATGACTACAAGGATGTCAGAATATCACATTGAATTCATTTCCAAGatgaaattttcaaatatctgaAAAAATTGCAGGTACAAAATGGATAGATTCTGTAAAAGTCCTATATTACTAAATTCACTGATATTAACAATTATTAGCATATTAATAAAGACAGACCTGTCTAAGTGACTCTCTTGGAAATATGTCAGTTCCCTACTTTCAATATAAAACTACCATGCCCAAGTCAAATAATTTGTCCCCTGCAAATAATTTACAAGGATAAATACATCATTTGCCCTTACTGGATCCTTCAAATTAATTCTCAGTTTTCCAGTCCAAGTAGTCTTTATTACTCCAACCATTTTATGACAAAAAAATTAAGTATTGGAATGAatacaaaatcatgaattgtaAATCTCACCTAAACAGAAATGGTAAGGATGTAAATCTCAGTCAACCTCAGAATGTAGGATCACTGAATATAACACAACATACATAAACCTAGTCGGGCCAATAGCCGGAAAATTGATCGATTTGATAATTCCGTGCGATGAATAACAAAACCACAATCATTAAATaagaagaaaagaagagaaGACTACATCAATTAAATAGGAagtataatatttattcttgCAAGAATGAATGGATTCGTTTCATCATGAATAAAATCCAAATCTATTGAAACGTAAAGAAGATCAGCATTCTTGTTTTCCTCCAGTTTCCCAGGGCAGAAAACGCAGAAATATTCAACAAATCTCGAAACCCCCCCACTAATTCAAGACAGCCACAAGTATTTGAAGAAAACTGAGCAATAAAAGTACATCGAAGTCGAAACAAATGCTTaaacaataaattcaaaacaaattccataTCTTTCTCGGGAAAATAGTTTGTAATCAAAGAATCAACCAATCATGTATGCCCCCTACACTGAAGAACTTAATCaaagaaaaattcaaatttcaagaaTCAATAGCTTGACAAAAATGAAACGAAAGCGTTAaaagaattattattattttttaaaaaaattgatatacaTACCGAAATCAATGATTCCGAAGCGGATTTGTGAACGGAACTGTGGAGTGACTATAGCGAGTGGCGTGAGATATCAGAAAAGTTTTTGGGTTCTTCCGCCCGAAGGTAGAACGACAAGCGAAACCAAAGAACCCTCGGCCAGAGTTCCAAACTTTTATGGTATGTTTGACTAGTAAAAAATTAGATTTGGATTCTCTGATTTAGATTACATTTTAAATTTATGGATTTAAAATTCTATTAGGATGGTTtggtaaaatttaaaaatttactcATTCAaactaatttattttatattaaaatttgtattgttatttttaaaattgatttgTTATTAacaatatttatgtaaatttttcctttttttatcaaagatttattttattttcgaaCATAAACGTCTCGGATTTTACTATACATAATATGTTGTCCATTGTAGAATATATTTCATTTGAGAAATATTTCGAAAAGATTatgttttataattaatttcaaataaaatatttttattagaaATCGTTTGAATAATGTATTGTTAGCTATATATGAAAAGAATATTTGATTCTTTTGTTATTTTGCCGTATTTTACTTTTATAGATTATAAGATCTtgattaatttatttctaaatgatAATATCTTGCtattatatgatttatttttaatatgatttttactTCTAAGATATTTTATCCTTATTTAAAAGAGTTTTATCTCTAATGAGATAGAGAGACTGAGTGTCTTTGGGTGGTCGATGAATGAGCTTTTGCATATAAGAAAAATACAAGAGCCGAGCATATTTTGATGAGAAGCTTTTGTATGAAAGGTTGATCACTTTGCACAGCTGCTGGAGTTTTTCTGAACATATATAGAGTTCAGAGTTGAAGATTTTCGTGTGAAGAgtttgtgtgattgattcacaTACTTACCGTATTACTGATTGGTGTCGACGATACTCAAGAATAACACTACATGGGTCAATAGTGGTTTTGTTTGGTTTTAAGCAAcatgtctttttgttttatgCATCTAGTATTTACTTTGAGTTTTTGATGCATTTTAATTCCTTAGACAATGTCAAAGAATTTAGTTTTGTTAAAatcactagtattgttttgtgtaaacgatttacatattttctagtgaatttttgACATATGAGACATTGCACTTCGTACTTGTGCGTAAGTTATATCTGGTATctatttattaaagttataCTTCTGTGTCGCCCCATGTTGTGTTCTGGTGTTAACAATATCCAAGCACAACATTAACTAATGATACATACAGTTTAATTTATTTCATGTTTGTTTATGATCAACAACGTCCTTTCAatatagagtaggtctcatgtgagaccgtctcacggatcttaatccgtgagacgggtcaaccctacccatattcacaataaaaagtaatactcttagcataaaaagtaatacttattcatggatgacccaaataagagatccgtctcacaaatatgacccatgagaccgtctcacacaagtttttgccttcaaTATAAATGaatataaaaagtaattttgGATTAGATAAATATTAGAGATAagaatgtataatttttttatttatttaccaACATATCATAAtcacttttaaaaaaatagagttAAAACTAATTTTATTATTCATATAGTTtcaattaaattatttcatCTCATAAATCAAGCGATGCCTTACTGTTTTTACATTTTTGTTTCATCCTCTTTCATtttattatttacatatcctACATCATTTATTATATCATTCTCCGACTGTACATCCAAATCGTGGTATCCGTAAATTAGAGGAATATGGGTGCAAGCAAACGAGCAGTCGAAGCACGCATGCATGCATGTAATGACCAAATGGTGTCTATATATATCAAAGATAGTAGAACTAGGAAGAACAATTGGAAATTTAAGGAATTGCTGCAATAATACGCACATATCAAATGATCCACAGTGCATCATGCAAATTCATTAGTGTATGAAACGTCAACGAATTCGATTAATCAGTCACAAAATAGAGGGACCTGATTAAGAAACGCATTAATTCTCGTACAAATCTCTGGATTTCAATCCACCAAGGTGTGAGCGATTGATTATTCACTATACAAACAGAAGGCCGGGTGAAGAAACATGGTCAATCGAAAAAAAACGAGGTGTGGAAGAAGCCATTTTCGGTGGGGGGAAAAAGAAAGCATGAAGGCCAGAGCAAAACAAGATGAGTAATGGGGTTGAAATGGTGAAAATTAAGGTGGCAGGGTTAAATAATATTCATAGGCAGGAAATGCTTGGGAGGCAGAAAGAACCAAGATTTCTTCAACTTAATTCACTTCAGGTTTGTTTGGAGAGCAGTACACAAGTTCTGGACTAGTTCCCTTGTGTTCGTGGTAGTGTCTTCATCCTTCTGCACAACGTTATATGGAACaaaaagttaattaattaatgttcaAGTGAATCTGATTTGCATTTCGTTCGATATTCGTCGTAGTCGACTAGCTGTAACTTGTAAGTGGCGATGCATGCAGCGAAATATGAAAGTTCAAgaagatatgtatatatatttaaataaatctgtTTTGAAACATTATGATGTGAGATGAATATATAGGTGGGATGTGGAAGTACCTTAGCCATCACTACTATATAAAGAGCCGAGTCTCCAAAGGTAATAGCATTGCTGTTTACTACTGATAACTTCAGCTTCTCGATTTCAGCAACTGTTTTCTCCAGCAAACCATTTCTTTTCACGCATTGAATGTTGATCAGGACATCGTTTTCTGAGAATCTTGCCTCGATTTCGGGGAGGGGTTCTGCAATGATGGGGGCACTTTTATGATCCGAGGAAGAATTCTCGGAACAATGCAGATGTTTCTTGGCGAAGACGACAGATTCGATGGATTTGTTCTTGGTTTGATGCTCAAGAATCTTCAGCCTTTCTTGGAGTTGTTTGGTGTACTTGATGGCATCTCCGAGAATAGAAgctttgtccatctgtttgtgAAAAAACCCAAGTTTAATCATTATAGATTCAACTTTTGCCTACTATATGTTTGCTTATAGTTGGATAATTTGAGTCCAATTTAGGACTCACGACGCAGATAAACATCAATATATTAGTTCGAGTGAACAATTACTCTCCCGAAACTTACATCTTTTATGATCGAAAACTTGTCGTTCTAACAAAGTTATAGCTAAACATACCAATGTTATGCAAATCATATTAGGGTTCCCTCTTTTATCCCGAAACGCACAACTTGCTATAACAATATGGCTCAAGCAACTCTGGCGTGCCACGATCGTGCTATGAAAAAAGGTTCAACGAGCTGGAGAAGTACGTGAGCGTTTGATCAATGATCATGAGTTTGACTCATTAACAACACATTCTCGAGAGTCTGTCGCACGTGATTTGTCCAATGCGATTTACCTAGGTAGCATGGTTTGTAGGCTACTACTGATATAATCTATGAGTTTATCTCATATGCACCGAAATCACATAATAAAAAGAAATAGAAATAAGGTTTAAGCTTTCATAAATTATAGATggtatagtttttttttattat is a window encoding:
- the LOC140814629 gene encoding protein RMD5 homolog — its product is MELNTFKDSFERIAKKQKLSCSLTKELIDQVSQEIEHTLSSIQSGKAADIHQRLILANQKAKDAVVGSNNQSVGMLRELNINITKFQKLLEKLFNPDISKACRDIDFEPGIVNQIIINHFYREGQFDIVDCLLKEAGEDEPISLKLQFKEIHEILEGIKCRNFEPALSWVAANRDKLNESGSDLELKLHKLQFVDILQNQGRAGALKYARMHLGPLASCHMTELQKLMGSLLWGAKLEKSPYADLVSPVLWEELAGEIMRTFCNFAGQSFQNPLKVALAAGLEGLPTLLKLVNFMSPNTQEWQDMKQLPVAVELGEEFRFHSVFVCPVSREQASEENPPMMLPCGHVLCKQSIHKLSKGNSRGFKCPYCPLDASAAQCRQLYF